In the Leptospira sp. WS4.C2 genome, one interval contains:
- a CDS encoding MBL fold metallo-hydrolase, producing MKLSSKTRIAMSLIIVSLCFFLLYFLGYPNESIAIPFSEQKETNSLIPKPKEKSPLLFSILKTGEAKTLEAFVIEGGSVLKVVTVAHSGFYIQHPKGNFLFDTGLGTKIKEQFQVFPLYLKLLMEYQLIQTAKEQLETNGIKTNSIQDLFFSHLHWDHASGLKDFPLAKIHSLPSELNNPKIELGYISSQFDGDSVNWNHLEFQNKPYVSYAKSLDWYGDGTAVFVPMKGHSEGSVGLFLHTENGQTFFLTGDIVWRREGFLKKRHKPRGARWIVDYDTATLGEEISRVHELLKKNPELQVIPAHDHEVQSPLGFYPLVIGKK from the coding sequence ATGAAACTCTCCTCCAAAACTCGAATCGCCATGAGCCTAATCATTGTTTCACTTTGTTTCTTCCTTCTCTATTTTCTGGGATACCCCAATGAAAGTATTGCCATTCCATTCTCAGAACAAAAGGAAACTAACTCCCTCATTCCCAAACCAAAAGAAAAATCACCTCTCCTGTTTTCGATTCTCAAAACAGGAGAAGCAAAAACTTTAGAAGCCTTTGTGATTGAAGGTGGATCCGTTCTTAAGGTTGTCACTGTGGCTCATTCAGGTTTTTACATCCAACATCCCAAAGGAAATTTTTTATTTGATACCGGACTTGGAACTAAAATCAAAGAACAGTTCCAGGTTTTTCCTCTGTATTTAAAATTACTGATGGAATACCAATTGATACAAACCGCAAAAGAACAGTTAGAAACAAATGGTATAAAAACTAATTCCATCCAAGATTTATTTTTCTCTCATCTCCATTGGGATCATGCGAGTGGACTAAAAGATTTTCCTTTAGCAAAAATTCACAGTTTACCCAGTGAATTAAACAATCCGAAAATTGAATTAGGTTATATTTCCTCTCAGTTTGATGGAGATTCTGTTAATTGGAATCATTTAGAATTTCAGAATAAACCTTATGTATCTTATGCGAAGAGTTTGGATTGGTATGGCGATGGAACTGCTGTTTTTGTTCCTATGAAAGGGCATAGCGAAGGTTCAGTAGGATTGTTCCTACATACAGAAAACGGACAAACTTTCTTTCTTACGGGTGATATTGTTTGGAGACGCGAAGGTTTTCTAAAAAAGAGACACAAACCTAGAGGTGCCCGTTGGATTGTAGATTACGACACGGCCACTCTAGGCGAAGAAATTTCCCGAGTTCACGAACTTCTAAAAAAGAATCCAGAGTTACAAGTGATCCCCGCACACGATCATGAAGTCCAATCCCCTCTTGGATTTTATCCATTAGTGATTGGTAAAAAATAA
- a CDS encoding TetR family transcriptional regulator C-terminal domain-containing protein gives MGKKGGSTKQRMIEVMAELLETGGYGASGLSELGKETNTPKGSLYFHFPGGKEELTSLALLHSGNQLNSFFLSVLTERDSPAEAVKQVFHLLEERIVSSEYKKGCPIATTAMETAGSVPMVSDACTQVYSLWLKTFETYLVGKGYTSRVSKNLSLSLLSLWEGALLLSKLQKSPEPLRVAAKTAESLFKQD, from the coding sequence ATGGGCAAAAAAGGTGGATCCACAAAACAACGGATGATTGAAGTCATGGCCGAACTTTTAGAAACGGGTGGGTATGGAGCAAGTGGACTGAGTGAGCTCGGAAAAGAAACCAACACACCTAAGGGTTCTCTCTACTTTCACTTTCCGGGTGGAAAAGAGGAACTGACAAGCCTTGCTCTCCTCCATTCTGGCAATCAATTGAACTCGTTTTTTTTGTCAGTGTTGACAGAAAGAGATTCGCCTGCAGAGGCCGTTAAACAAGTGTTCCACTTGCTGGAAGAAAGAATTGTTTCTAGCGAATACAAAAAAGGATGTCCCATTGCCACAACCGCAATGGAAACAGCCGGTTCTGTTCCTATGGTTTCTGATGCCTGCACGCAAGTTTATTCCTTATGGTTAAAAACATTCGAAACCTACTTGGTGGGAAAAGGTTACACTTCTCGTGTCTCTAAAAATCTTTCGCTCTCCCTACTCTCATTGTGGGAAGGGGCTTTGTTGCTTTCCAAACTCCAAAAGTCTCCAGAACCCCTCCGTGTGGCTGCGAAAACTGCCGAATCCCTCTTCAAACAAGATTAA
- a CDS encoding M23 family metallopeptidase gives MIRLLSLLVLILSFVRAVPAESREVKKKSTRAVPSNYFVKKEEKNFSLLMEARRFGRGEVIFLRLTPKDKKWINESFKVSWLGKDVILTKREKSMVAFLPISPDTPAGAMTLEIVSKIFFVKRGQKQYQIILEPTKFQVIKKNQQIKVDEKFVTKELPKEILDYIQECKSAKEAAFAKQSHLQFSNNFKNPLERIFITSKFYVRRDYNNKQGRPHGGVDFRGKSGTPVYAIQDGVVVLARKTYYEGNFTILDHGNKIFSFYMHQNEIKVKVGDVVKQGQEIGTVGSTGMSTGPHLHLGAKVNDVLVDPLSLIALQSISESN, from the coding sequence ATGATTCGGTTATTATCCTTATTAGTCTTAATTTTATCTTTTGTACGTGCTGTGCCTGCTGAATCTCGTGAGGTCAAAAAAAAATCAACACGAGCTGTTCCTTCCAATTACTTTGTAAAAAAAGAAGAAAAGAATTTTTCCTTACTCATGGAAGCAAGGCGGTTTGGAAGAGGAGAAGTCATTTTTCTTCGTTTAACTCCTAAGGATAAGAAGTGGATCAACGAATCGTTTAAAGTGAGTTGGTTGGGAAAAGATGTGATCCTAACCAAAAGGGAAAAGAGTATGGTTGCTTTTTTGCCGATTTCACCAGATACTCCAGCGGGTGCGATGACTCTCGAGATTGTATCAAAAATATTTTTTGTCAAACGTGGACAAAAACAATACCAAATTATTTTAGAACCAACTAAATTCCAAGTAATCAAAAAAAACCAACAGATCAAAGTAGATGAAAAGTTTGTAACAAAAGAACTTCCAAAAGAAATATTGGATTATATCCAAGAATGTAAATCTGCTAAAGAAGCTGCCTTTGCAAAACAAAGCCATTTACAATTTTCCAATAATTTCAAAAATCCTTTAGAAAGGATTTTTATTACCAGCAAATTTTATGTTAGGCGTGATTATAATAACAAACAAGGCCGACCTCATGGTGGTGTGGACTTTCGAGGAAAATCAGGAACACCAGTATATGCAATCCAAGATGGAGTTGTCGTACTGGCACGTAAAACTTACTACGAAGGAAATTTTACAATCCTAGATCATGGGAATAAGATATTTTCTTTTTATATGCACCAAAATGAAATCAAAGTCAAAGTTGGTGATGTGGTGAAACAAGGGCAGGAAATCGGAACTGTTGGCTCCACAGGAATGTCTACGGGGCCTCATCTCCATTTGGGAGCTAAGGTAAACGATGTCTTAGTGGATCCACTTTCCTTAATTGCTTTGCAATCGATTTCCGAATCGAATTGA
- a CDS encoding EAL domain-containing protein yields MSLKQITVYIEEFDHDFYNRLLRDITNIETCNVHSFHSILDIKPGCIQESAVFLFWNDSTVLEKQKFIFEQFSESPYILLSIAPLTTTELERAAHPTFLHLAEETYTVGILDLVLNFAERLIEDMNRSIAYDKIREKVIVLQNVFEESLDILMQIDPGTKQIINANKQAVVVLEYPLEEIVGKEFSFFMPPVEVDEDEEFQGNLIESTALKTKSGHLIPTESSFRLFPVNGKMAIWATFRDITERKRSQEQVKNQKAFYEFILDNLDSDIAVLNSNFQYEYTNPVFLSNKEIRKWLFKKTDLELAERLELPDEFHEKRKKYLEIAAKENQIVEFEELIQDSNDKVTYLLRKYIPIDDAETNQKRFISFGVDITERKLSEERITYLAYYDGLTGLSNRTLFIDHANLALKNHKSTETLLAFYFFDIDNFKFINDSLGHTKGDILLQMVGARLKRIMTEVDTVARFGGDEFAILKVDVPNKSAAAEFAQKILDILSQPFHIMGRDLFTTVSMGIALSPNDGVSSSELLKNSDMAMYKAKELGRNNYKFYTNELILRSEKRLYIENSLRKAIQNEELVLFFQPKISTLTNQVCGAEALIRWKHPERGWVPPVEFIPVAEDSGIIERIGDWVLDEACRLKKEWKEKNLPTFPVSINVSGKQLARANWSHRVQSTILQYNINPEEIELELTESSIMENPEKSIEAFEYLSGLGIKVSIDDFGTGYSSLSYLKKINADVLKIDRSFVIDLELNEDDRAICKAIINMAHSLGMEVIAEGVENAAQRDLLHDLGCHMIQGYLYSKPLPAEDFVAFVKKFNESAKTK; encoded by the coding sequence ATGTCACTCAAACAAATCACTGTATACATTGAAGAGTTTGATCATGATTTTTATAACCGGTTATTACGGGACATAACGAATATTGAAACATGCAATGTGCATAGTTTTCATTCAATCTTAGATATCAAACCAGGCTGCATCCAAGAATCCGCAGTTTTTCTTTTCTGGAATGATTCTACAGTTTTAGAAAAACAAAAATTTATTTTTGAACAGTTTTCTGAATCGCCTTACATTCTACTTTCGATAGCACCTTTAACAACTACAGAATTAGAAAGAGCAGCACATCCTACATTTCTCCATCTTGCTGAAGAAACCTATACCGTTGGTATCTTAGACTTAGTACTAAATTTTGCTGAACGCTTGATAGAAGATATGAATCGTTCCATTGCCTATGACAAAATCAGAGAAAAGGTGATCGTTCTCCAAAATGTTTTCGAAGAGTCATTAGATATTTTAATGCAGATTGATCCAGGCACCAAACAGATCATCAACGCAAATAAACAAGCTGTTGTTGTATTGGAATACCCACTGGAAGAGATCGTAGGTAAAGAATTTTCTTTTTTTATGCCTCCTGTGGAAGTGGACGAGGATGAAGAGTTCCAAGGCAACCTAATCGAAAGTACTGCATTAAAAACTAAGTCTGGTCATTTGATACCGACGGAATCATCGTTCCGATTGTTTCCAGTAAACGGTAAAATGGCGATTTGGGCCACCTTTCGTGACATTACCGAAAGGAAAAGATCGCAAGAACAAGTTAAAAATCAAAAAGCATTTTATGAATTTATTTTAGATAATCTAGATTCTGATATTGCGGTGTTGAATTCAAATTTTCAATATGAATATACGAACCCCGTCTTTTTATCTAATAAAGAAATTCGAAAATGGTTGTTTAAAAAAACGGATTTAGAGCTGGCAGAACGACTGGAACTTCCAGATGAATTTCATGAAAAACGTAAAAAATATTTAGAAATCGCTGCCAAAGAAAATCAAATTGTTGAGTTTGAAGAACTCATTCAAGACAGCAACGATAAAGTCACCTATCTTTTAAGAAAGTATATTCCTATCGATGATGCAGAAACCAATCAAAAAAGATTTATTAGTTTCGGTGTTGATATCACTGAAAGAAAATTATCCGAAGAAAGAATCACATACTTAGCATATTACGATGGACTGACTGGCCTTTCCAACCGAACTTTATTTATTGATCATGCGAACCTAGCGCTAAAAAATCACAAATCTACAGAGACCTTACTCGCTTTTTATTTTTTTGATATAGATAACTTTAAATTTATTAATGATAGTTTGGGCCATACAAAAGGAGACATTCTTTTGCAAATGGTTGGAGCAAGACTCAAACGAATTATGACGGAAGTAGACACTGTTGCTCGATTTGGTGGAGATGAGTTTGCCATCTTAAAAGTTGATGTTCCAAACAAAAGTGCAGCAGCGGAATTTGCTCAAAAGATTTTAGATATTCTAAGCCAACCTTTCCATATTATGGGTCGTGATTTATTTACAACCGTAAGTATGGGAATTGCTCTCTCACCAAACGATGGTGTTTCCTCTTCTGAACTCTTAAAAAATTCAGATATGGCTATGTATAAAGCGAAGGAATTAGGCAGAAATAATTATAAATTCTATACTAACGAACTGATCCTTCGTTCTGAAAAACGTTTGTACATTGAAAATTCGCTTCGAAAAGCCATTCAAAATGAGGAGTTGGTACTTTTTTTCCAACCAAAAATTTCTACGCTTACCAATCAGGTTTGCGGAGCAGAAGCACTGATTCGTTGGAAACATCCAGAAAGAGGATGGGTACCTCCAGTAGAATTTATTCCAGTCGCGGAAGATTCAGGTATCATCGAAAGAATTGGTGACTGGGTATTGGATGAAGCTTGCCGACTAAAAAAAGAGTGGAAAGAAAAAAATCTTCCCACCTTCCCTGTAAGTATCAATGTCAGCGGGAAGCAACTAGCTCGTGCTAATTGGTCTCATCGTGTTCAGTCAACAATTCTTCAGTATAATATCAACCCTGAAGAAATTGAACTTGAATTAACTGAAAGTTCTATTATGGAAAATCCAGAAAAAAGTATCGAAGCTTTCGAATACTTATCTGGTCTTGGAATCAAAGTTTCTATCGATGATTTTGGCACTGGTTATAGTTCATTGAGTTATCTTAAAAAAATCAATGCTGATGTTTTAAAAATCGATCGTTCCTTTGTGATTGATTTGGAATTAAATGAAGATGATAGAGCCATTTGTAAGGCCATTATCAATATGGCACATTCATTGGGAATGGAAGTCATTGCGGAAGGTGTAGAAAATGCAGCCCAAAGGGATTTGTTACATGATTTGGGTTGTCATATGATCCAAGGATATCTTTACAGCAAACCACTTCCGGCGGAAGATTTTGTTGCTTTCGTCAAAAAATTTAACGAATCTGCAAAAACAAAATAG
- the fliG gene encoding flagellar motor switch protein FliG, with protein MINKKPSLTGRQKAAIFLVAVGNDTASEIFKHLREDEIEQITFEIARLDKITPEDKEKVLVEFNELMMAQEFITNGGIDFARGLLEKALGNQKAIDIINRLTSSLQVRPFDFIRRTDPAHLLNFIQGEHPQTIALILSYLDPQKASNILSNLPHQIQAEVAKRIATMDRVSPDVLREVERVLERKLSTLASEDYTSAGGIDSVVEILNLVDRGTEKTIIEALEEEDPELAEEIKKRMFVFEDIVLLDDRAIQKVMREVDNTDLAKALKSVDSEVQDKIFKNMSKRAANLLREDMDFMGPVRLKDVEDAQQKIVNIIRKLEEAGEIVVARAGEDELVV; from the coding sequence ATGATCAATAAGAAGCCATCGCTTACTGGAAGACAAAAGGCCGCCATCTTTTTGGTAGCTGTTGGAAACGATACGGCATCCGAAATTTTCAAACACCTCCGTGAAGACGAGATCGAACAGATTACGTTTGAAATTGCTCGTTTAGATAAAATCACTCCAGAAGACAAAGAAAAAGTACTCGTTGAGTTCAATGAACTCATGATGGCTCAGGAATTTATCACCAATGGTGGTATTGACTTTGCGCGTGGACTACTCGAAAAAGCTCTCGGTAACCAGAAAGCCATCGATATCATCAACCGGTTGACCTCGTCCTTACAAGTAAGGCCGTTTGACTTCATTCGTAGAACGGACCCGGCCCACCTCCTCAACTTCATCCAGGGGGAACATCCGCAGACCATCGCATTAATTTTATCTTACTTGGATCCGCAGAAAGCATCCAACATTCTCTCGAACTTACCGCACCAAATCCAAGCGGAAGTGGCCAAACGAATTGCTACCATGGACCGGGTATCACCGGACGTACTTCGAGAGGTGGAACGAGTGTTGGAACGTAAACTCTCCACTCTTGCCTCAGAGGATTATACTTCCGCTGGGGGTATTGATTCAGTGGTAGAAATTTTGAACTTGGTAGACCGGGGAACAGAAAAAACCATCATCGAAGCCTTGGAAGAGGAAGACCCGGAACTCGCCGAAGAGATCAAAAAACGGATGTTCGTATTCGAAGATATCGTTTTACTCGATGACCGTGCCATTCAAAAGGTAATGCGTGAAGTAGATAACACTGATTTGGCGAAAGCGTTAAAGTCAGTAGACTCCGAAGTACAAGATAAAATCTTTAAAAACATGTCGAAACGTGCTGCAAACTTACTTCGGGAAGATATGGACTTTATGGGTCCGGTTCGTTTGAAAGACGTGGAAGACGCACAGCAAAAGATTGTAAACATTATCCGTAAACTGGAAGAAGCGGGCGAGATCGTTGTGGCTCGTGCGGGAGAAGACGAACTTGTGGTTTAA
- a CDS encoding cytochrome b/b6 domain-containing protein: MKQILIKIQNHASGFLTKFFAPKTARNLLILYSIIAVPFFIYHESHLPWHYIFALCIVSLIVGLIITYVSLYVIHRYWAETFHPFIEVGVLALFIFALWLAEVLVFEAGTVFLFLFIAIAFLIRVLHLEEYARLLVAACLIASNALIAFKALQGAEVLSAYLLFKNKYQIEEKDLNGWVVTENNQYWNEELQLGFTLPEGFYFFKPEDLTMENKTGAGQIAGLLAFSDHDAERYPFVRIFYFPDYLGFQENQAISEFSEFLKIQVSKGDIEDIQEIQQKELEPFILTSKFWTFYDLLRPRYAKTGFILVDTPNHDKLLLHITENLEKGEIHEQGIRDFLSSIRFGNRLQSN; encoded by the coding sequence ATGAAGCAAATACTAATCAAAATCCAAAATCATGCAAGTGGTTTCTTGACCAAATTTTTCGCACCCAAAACAGCAAGAAACCTACTCATCTTATATTCCATTATTGCAGTTCCTTTTTTCATTTACCATGAGTCCCATTTGCCTTGGCATTATATCTTCGCCCTCTGTATTGTTTCTCTCATCGTAGGATTAATCATCACTTATGTCAGTTTGTATGTAATCCATAGATATTGGGCAGAAACTTTCCACCCATTTATAGAGGTCGGTGTCTTAGCATTATTTATCTTTGCTCTTTGGTTAGCTGAAGTTTTGGTATTTGAAGCCGGAACTGTATTTTTGTTTTTATTTATCGCGATTGCTTTTCTCATTCGTGTTTTACATCTCGAGGAGTATGCTCGCCTGTTAGTTGCCGCTTGCCTCATTGCAAGTAATGCACTCATTGCTTTTAAAGCCTTACAAGGTGCAGAAGTATTATCTGCCTACCTCCTTTTCAAAAACAAATACCAAATCGAGGAAAAGGATCTAAATGGTTGGGTAGTCACAGAAAACAACCAATATTGGAATGAAGAACTCCAACTGGGATTTACTCTACCTGAAGGATTTTATTTTTTTAAACCAGAAGACTTAACCATGGAGAACAAAACTGGGGCCGGTCAAATTGCAGGTTTACTTGCTTTTAGTGACCATGATGCAGAACGTTATCCATTTGTTCGGATTTTTTATTTTCCAGATTATCTAGGTTTCCAAGAAAACCAAGCCATATCCGAATTTTCTGAATTCTTGAAAATACAAGTCAGTAAAGGAGACATTGAAGACATCCAAGAAATCCAACAAAAGGAATTGGAACCCTTCATTCTCACATCTAAGTTTTGGACTTTTTACGACCTACTACGCCCCCGTTATGCGAAAACTGGATTCATTCTTGTGGATACACCGAATCACGACAAACTGCTGTTACATATTACAGAAAATTTAGAAAAGGGAGAAATCCACGAACAAGGAATTCGTGATTTTCTATCTTCAATTCGATTCGGAAATCGATTGCAAAGCAATTAA
- a CDS encoding HmuY family protein, translating into MSDQELFVNQLVTNLINAGNPNALDKIVYSKANGDGSYTTRFNATNLDFYIYFQFEGNKQIPFSEKDNLTWDIAFNRYKAATNSGETNRFGLGGACKSNTTDFGVASSNSSASQGCTSFTVDVSTTTQGIGGAGAVYIGNAIVTEWYYYTIGNLTPKPDIFLIRSGTGLSTYAIHIENYYSDAGTSGYPTIRWKKLP; encoded by the coding sequence TTGTCGGACCAGGAACTTTTTGTAAACCAATTGGTCACCAACTTGATCAATGCAGGGAATCCCAATGCTTTGGACAAAATTGTATATTCCAAAGCCAATGGTGACGGAAGTTACACAACAAGGTTCAATGCGACCAATTTAGATTTTTATATTTACTTCCAATTTGAAGGGAACAAACAAATTCCTTTTTCAGAAAAAGATAACTTAACCTGGGACATAGCTTTTAACAGATATAAGGCGGCAACAAATTCAGGAGAAACCAATCGTTTTGGTCTCGGTGGTGCTTGCAAAAGTAACACCACTGATTTCGGAGTCGCTAGTTCCAACTCTTCCGCAAGTCAAGGTTGTACCTCGTTTACAGTGGATGTTTCCACCACCACACAAGGAATTGGTGGGGCAGGAGCTGTTTACATTGGAAATGCTATTGTTACTGAGTGGTATTATTACACCATTGGAAACTTAACTCCAAAACCTGATATCTTTCTCATTCGTTCTGGAACCGGACTTTCTACTTACGCCATTCATATCGAAAATTATTATAGTGATGCGGGAACTTCTGGTTATCCGACCATCCGATGGAAAAAACTTCCCTAA
- a CDS encoding glycerophosphodiester phosphodiesterase — protein MKSILSFRKLYFVVSLFLLLFTNCATVEPPTRLRKEIDLQGHRGARGLKPENTWPAFEEAIKYKMVTLELDTVLTKDKRVVIHHDSDTNPIICQNVDGTEIQKKSLYELTLTELQSYDCGSKKNPNFPKQIPVPGTKLLSLEEFFEKVLATEKKSKEIYEFNIETKFPDDGSAPDSLVKEHTEKLIQIIEKYKVIERSTIQSFDLRTLSVSKLKNPKIKTSALFVPTYFQGFLMTIGLGNGYRETILTAAKDKKADIISPYFLYVTPKFVNESHNNSMLVIPWTVNTDKEMRRLVSCGVDGIISDYPDLLDSVVRKKP, from the coding sequence ATGAAATCTATTCTTTCGTTTCGTAAACTTTACTTCGTGGTAAGTTTATTTTTATTGTTATTCACCAATTGTGCAACAGTGGAACCTCCCACTCGTCTGCGTAAAGAGATCGACTTACAAGGACACCGTGGTGCGAGAGGACTCAAACCGGAAAACACTTGGCCTGCTTTTGAAGAAGCTATCAAATATAAGATGGTTACTTTGGAGTTAGATACTGTTCTCACTAAGGACAAACGAGTAGTCATCCACCATGATTCTGATACCAATCCAATCATTTGTCAAAATGTGGATGGGACAGAAATCCAAAAAAAATCTCTCTATGAACTGACATTAACTGAATTACAATCTTATGATTGCGGATCTAAAAAAAATCCAAACTTTCCCAAACAAATTCCAGTTCCTGGAACGAAACTTCTTTCTTTAGAAGAATTCTTTGAGAAAGTATTGGCTACAGAAAAAAAATCAAAAGAGATTTATGAATTCAATATCGAAACAAAATTTCCAGATGATGGATCTGCTCCCGATAGTTTGGTGAAAGAACATACAGAAAAATTAATCCAAATCATTGAAAAGTATAAAGTAATCGAAAGATCCACCATTCAATCGTTTGATCTTCGTACCTTGTCAGTTTCAAAGTTAAAAAATCCAAAGATCAAAACCAGTGCTTTGTTTGTTCCAACCTACTTTCAAGGTTTTTTGATGACGATTGGCCTCGGAAACGGATATCGTGAAACCATTCTAACGGCTGCGAAAGACAAAAAAGCGGATATCATTTCCCCATACTTTCTGTATGTCACTCCTAAGTTTGTAAATGAGTCGCATAACAATTCTATGTTGGTTATTCCATGGACAGTGAATACAGATAAAGAAATGAGAAGACTCGTTTCTTGTGGAGTGGATGGAATTATTTCTGACTATCCCGATTTACTAGATTCAGTGGTTCGTAAAAAACCTTAA
- a CDS encoding helix-turn-helix domain-containing protein: protein MEKVNHFRSYRERRKLTRVELSDKLNIPRSAVELLESEDWVRSKFDYVVLVAKELGLSLIDLIRQEFDYDLEREFFNEEEFEEIVARYANARVNLILSELKLFCRNAKVRLDDFDITEFSFSMGNLHKLITLNQRLERAEISPKEALIEFPPKWGKFNNRIN, encoded by the coding sequence ATGGAAAAAGTGAACCACTTTAGAAGCTACCGCGAGAGAAGAAAGCTCACCAGAGTTGAACTATCAGATAAATTGAATATTCCTCGTTCTGCCGTGGAACTTTTGGAATCCGAAGATTGGGTCCGTTCCAAATTTGATTATGTCGTTTTGGTTGCCAAAGAGCTGGGACTATCGTTGATAGATTTAATCCGCCAGGAATTTGATTACGATTTAGAAAGAGAATTTTTTAATGAAGAGGAATTTGAAGAGATAGTAGCTCGTTATGCCAACGCCAGAGTCAATTTGATTCTATCAGAACTTAAACTATTCTGCAGAAATGCCAAAGTCCGTTTGGACGATTTTGATATTACTGAATTTTCGTTTTCTATGGGAAACCTTCACAAACTAATCACACTAAATCAAAGGTTAGAGCGCGCTGAAATTTCACCCAAAGAGGCTTTGATCGAATTCCCGCCGAAATGGGGGAAGTTCAATAATCGAATTAATTAA